A window of Prionailurus bengalensis isolate Pbe53 chromosome E1, Fcat_Pben_1.1_paternal_pri, whole genome shotgun sequence genomic DNA:
TCTTTCCCATGACAACAGATGGTGATATCAATGGGGAAGCAGTTGTGAGGTCAACAGTTGACAGTCAGGAATTGGATATCTACCAGAACTTTATTCAGCTGTGTATGGCACAGCGTTGACCATAATGAGTCAGAATCAACCTCTCTGCAAAACATGAGCTGTAACCAGCTATTATTGCTGGGTGAAAGCTGATTTTAAAGGAGATTGTCAATTGGGCAAGATCAGTCACTTTAAATGAGGTGTTGCGAGAGCTGCGAACCGGCAGACCAAGCTCTTCAGTGCAAGAGGAGAGAAATGCCAAAAACCAGCCGTTGaaacaactgaaaaagaaaaataaagactggtTCTTGTGCCTCCTTTGGAGGGGCACTGGGACCCAGGCAAACGGGGAGGTGATATTGTGTAACTGGGCATGGAAGGCTGCCCAGCTCCCAGGCTGGCTGAAGTTTGCTCACTAACCTGTCTGCAGAGCTGGGGGAAATCattaataattctaaaaatttgTTCTCATGCCATAAtcattgaagatatttttttgtttgttggttttcctCCACcagggcagggcggggaggggggggggaatgtaAGTGATGTGTGCGTGCTTTTATACTTACCCAGGGACCTCTGCCTCCCAGCCGTGCTTTAAAAATCTTTCGTAGCTGTGGTTTACTAGTATGTGGTGTCCAAGAAGCCAGATAAAAATCCACTCACAGAGACCAAGATGACAGTGTAAACACGGATGGGAAAACCAAATAGTTCTGTTGTCAGGGGCGCTCAAACAATTAGGAGAACCTGTAATATGAGACCTTTCCCCCTGGGGTTTGCTCTTGGTACTTTCTCAACAAACTGTACATAGCAAAAAGGCggatgtttacatatatatatatatgtatatatatatatatattagacgGCAGAAAGAGTTTGTTAACCACAGCCGTCAGTTGTGTTTAGTCCTTAGAACAGATAGGTTGGTGCAATTTTAAAAGCTACAGATTTGAAAAGGTTCCCTAACAAAATGCAATGTTCCCATGTGGTGAGAACTTCTTCCTTGGTTGGCCTCGTTCTCAGAGGGCAAGACCCTCACCTCGGTCTTCCTGCGGGGCCTAGGAAACCCGTGCTCCGCTCGGACCTGAAGCTGGGGAGGCTTCCCTCCCCTCATCACAGGGGCGCCTTCGTCTCCCCCTCGCGTTCCCTCCCCTTCACTTCCAGGGCTCCCGGCCTCCCCATCGCTCCTCTCGCAGGTGCCTGCTAAGTTTCTACGGtcccccatctctcctcccccagggccctttctctcccacccccgcccctgccatcggcctctcctcccctccgcAGCCTCGTCGGCTCAGCCCgccttcccacctccctcaacctccccggcctccccactcggcctccccaccccttcccactgggtctccctcccctctcggcccctcctcccctcccgtccccactcggcctctcctccccttcccacagactctcctctccccttccggCCTCTGCTCCCCTGACGGCCTCCCCGgcctctcctctttttcccctaCAGCCTCGCCGCCCCACAACAGGAAGCCCGACCCCGGCGGCGGCCCGAGCGCGGAGGAGACGCCGGGGCCCCGGGCGCAGCCGGTCCCTGAGGCCCCGCGGCGGCCGCGCGCAGCCGAGGCCGCTCCCCGCGCTTGGTCCGACCCGCGACGCCGGAAGCCCCCGCCGCCCGCCGAGAACCGGGCCGGCTTCCGGGAGGCCGCGCGCGCGCCCGCCGGCCCGCCGAGCCCGCGCCTCGCGCAGGCCGAGAACCGCGCCTCGCCGCGCCGCGTGCCCGCGCTGGAAGACTCCCCGCGGCGCGCGCGCTCGCGGGCCCTGCGCTTCCCGGCCGCGCGGCCGCCCGCGCGCGCCGCCGAGGAtcccgccggccccgcccaccccaaCCGGCCGCGCGCCGCCGCGCCGCCCCCGGGGCccgcgcccgcgccgccgccgccgccgccgccgccgccgcgcctcAGCCTGCCGCGGAGGGACGCGGGAGCCGGCACCGAGCCCTGCGAGCGCGCTTGCAGAACGGACCTGGACGAGCGCGAGTCCTACTGCGCGAGCGAATTCGGTGAGCCCCGCCCCGCAGCTCCTCCCGGGTCCGGGCTGCAGAGCCCTGGCCGCGAGGCGAGCCTCTCCGAACCCAGAGTGCCGGGCTGTGCTCGCGGACTCCCCTAAGGGCAGACCCTGGAGAAACCCACCCACTCGATCCTGCAGTCCTCAGACCCGTGTGGACTATTTCGTGGTGTGTGCAAAACTCactggggaaagagaggaaatgCGTTTCTCCAAactctttgttttttgaaagCAGCAGTGAACGGAATCGTGCATGACGTGGACGTGCTCGGCACAGGGATCCGGCTGGTGACTCTTCTGGTGGACCGGGACGGGCTGTACAAGATGAACCGCCTGTACATCACTCCGGACGGGTTTTTCTTCCGAGTCCACATTTTAGCCCTAGACTCCTCCAACTGCAATAAGCCATGTCCAGAATTTAAACCTGGTATTGAAACTGATCTGACCACTTTCTATACGGACTTTGTCACCACTTGTAGCTTGGGTGCCACAGCCTCGTCTGTCGGTCACCCCAGTACCGGTGGGTGGGGGAGAGTACTCGAAAATGAGTAGTTTGCAGACGACAGGTATATATTTCGGTCACTCCGATTTCAGCTCCACCAGCCTCCCCCGTGCTTCTGGTTTAAAGGTGGGAACGGCGTGTTTTGGCACAAAGCGGGCACTCAGATTTTTTTGTTGACAAATGGAGTGATGAAACAGCGTTGCCAGAGGGATGCCTAAGAGGCTTTTCGGGAAAGtttagaaaagtctttttttgGAGGATGGGGGGTAGGAAATGTCCACTCCCACATCTTCCTAGAGGTGTGCTCTGGAAAATCCTCCTGATACATTGTGATTAAGACCTTTGTTTTGTCATGTTGGCAGGTTACAGGCTGATTATCTGGTCATCTTCTAAAAGGTCACCAGACTGTTTCCACCTGTTGTTTGAGGGTGAAATGTCTGAGAATCAACATATGCAGCAAGACAATAGATTCAAgcttaggcttttttttttttaaggattttattttgggggcacccgggtggctcagtcccttgagtgtctgatttgattttggcttaggtcctgatcccagggtcctgggatcgagccctgcttccagctctgcgctgagcaGCGTgcaagcctgcttgagatattcgcccccctccccctgctcacgcgtGCTCTtctctcactaaaataaaaataatcatgaaaaaagattttagagtaatctctacacccaacatggggttcgaacccacaaccccaaagatcaggagttgcacactccaccgaatgagccaggcaggtgccccaagCTTAGGCATTTCTTGACAGTCTCAACATTTTCTGTTCCTTGGCTTTTAAAAGACACTGTGAATTTacattttggttactttttttttttaggcagcAGGTATATCGTGATGGGTCACATCTACCATAAGAGACGGCAGCTCCCTACAGCTCTCCTTCAGGTCCTGAGAGGACGGCTCAGGCCAGGAGATGGCCTGCTCAGGAGCAGCAGCAGCTATGTGAAGAGATTTAACCGAAAAAGGGATGGGCAAGTTCAAGGTGCAATTCACACCCAGTGTGTTTGAAATGTACTACTGTCCTTGCCCTTCTGGATCATAAGAGACTTGGCTGTCAGCAACGAGACAGGCAAGGTCTGTCTTCGTGTAATGGGGTCTTCCTGTGGAGTGGGGCACACAGCTCCTTCGGGAAGTGATTGCATAGTTCCAGCTCGAATCCTGAAATTGCCACTTTCTTATTTACAAAATGCTTCTTCCGTGGTATGCTTCTGAGCTGCCTGGCAAAGTTATTCAACTCTAGGGGCACTTACTCACACGGCTCAGATAACTGACCTGTCCAGTTAACAGATCACTGCTTcatggtgtttatttttaattattttaatttaaatacattctTCAGTAGAAATAGTTcacaaaaaaacatttccttGATTTTAAATATACAACTTTGAATAGGTTATATCGCGTATCAAACCAAATTTCATACTAAAACCATCACATTTTAAATTCTGTACATAACAGTAAGTGCACTAGTCAGAAGACATATATGAAATGTCATTTAGATCAAACACTAGGGTCAGAGCTCAAGACAAGTATTAAAGTTTTACACTTAAAAAGTACTAACGGGCTTAATTCAAGCAAAATATTATTCAAACAAGTGTTCCTGATGTACCAAAATGTAAGAAATAGTTTGTTTTCATGCCTCCCTGCTCCTAAAACATATGTTGTGTGCCAAACTGGCAACACAATGTCTATCCCAATGCTAGACATGTTCTGGGCGTATCTGATGTCATTTTTCTGTTAAGACCAAGTATCATGTTTGTGTTTGTCAAGTAGTAAATCTTGCCTTGAAATCAGATCTTGGATgcacctgttttgtttgtttgtttgtttgttttagcctCACTGAGCTCTAAAGGTTTAGGAAAAAGCCCTTCTCGAACTTACTCCAAAAACCCTGGAACCAATAGTCAATGACAGCTTGcaaatatgtgaattttaaacACTTGCCGGTTAGTTTGCAAAAGGTAGAATCACTAGCTGTATTTAATATCGATTTTATACTGGAGTCCACAAagacattaacaattttttttcagaagaccAAGCTGCACATCAGTTAATTTGAAACCTGTGGATAGAGACACGGATAATCCATGGTTGAATCCATGGTTGCATGAGGAAAGATAAACAGGAACTGagctgaagggaaaaaaaccagCCTATGTGGTCCTAAAGGAGATGCGCTCTGGGAGCTCAAGATGTGTCTTTAGACAGTCTTGATGGCACACGGAAGCACTGTATACATGAAGGATGTTGAGGCCAGGACGATAGAGCATCCACAAGGAAGTTAGCAGCAGTAGCATTAAGATGTAACATCTGATTGTGCGGGAGATACTATTACCTGGTGTGTcccaaacgggggggggggggggggggggggggggcggttaagGGATAAAATAACATTGGAGAGGTTCTGACTGTTCTGTGGTAAAGCGTTATTCAGGGATTTTTTTAGAGAATTTTCCAAAAGTGAGTCTTGCTAAAACTTACTAAAAATCATGGCAGAATTGCTTCTTGGGAATGGATCAATTGCATTGTAACACCGACTATCAGCCAGTAGAGGAAGCAGCAATTGAAGAGCTTCtggctggttttttttgtttttttaagcataaaGATTAACAGACATAAGTTGTGCCAGTCACAAAAACCAAAGCTGAATTTTTCAGCGTGAAAAAGCTAAGTGGTAATCTCGACCAACGCGGTGGGGAAAATTGCAAAACGGCCAAATGGATAAATTACCGGCTGGATGGTTGGAAGTTAGAATAGTTACAAGGGTTCTTCTATAAATAGCTTTGGCTTAAAAGGGAGGGGAACACATCACTTTGACAGAAGcctgagggttagggttagggtttgatTAGACTGGTTTGATGATAGTTTCTGAGTTTTGGAAACACACAAAACGGCAGAACTGTGTGATCTGTGTGACGCGTGGTCATACGGTTAGTGCGTACGTCCCGGCAAACACAAGCAGGCCAGCTTTTTAGGAGCTGCCCAGGGTTATGGCCATCATTCAAGACCAGGTTGCCACGAGAGACAAGTGAGGCTCCAGTGAGAGCAGTGGTgggcgggggtgtgtgtgtgcacaggaggTGGtaagacggagaatcccaagttggGCAAAAAAGGTTAAGAAGAATTTCATTGGCCACAATCTGTAATTTTATGGAAACATTTAAGTAGCAAATTCATTGTAGTTCCTAATCCTTTTGTCCTGATAGATTTTTCTTAGTACGTGTGTTTGTGCGCCAAAGACTAAAAGGCTATGTGCGCTGGCAGTAGTCTCTCAATAGAACACTCCATTGCCTTCGAGAGGAACTCGGTACCATCCCTCCTTTGAATTAAGCTGTTagaactcaagaaaaaaaaagtacttgtcTTGCTTTCAGGtctataaaaaaatatatgcctttTTTGGGTActgacttttaagtttttaaaagacatcATTTGGCACTGTTTGTTTAAATTCCTTCCATCGTTCTTAAGGTGGATCAAACAGCCTATATGCAGACACCTAAAAACTGGCCTACCAATTGCAATTACAACCCCCGTTTCAAGTCTgggactttattatttaaaaaaatggagctTTTCTTTAGTTGAATTTGGTCCAAATTGGATCAAATGGGGTGTGATCTTCTAAGAAACGTCTTTCTCAGTAGTTTATCCAGAAGTATCGCTCAGAATACTTcgtattattaaaaatacttctcaGCTGGCTCTTCCCCTCCAAACACTTAATAAGACACTGCTTTGCCCATGAGGTGGCGCCATTCTCACATTCAGGACTAAACTGGACGCCTCCGGGGAACACCCTCAATCACGGAAAGAGCAGGGGCCACCACTACCGTGCAGCTGTGTCTAGCTCAGCCCGTCCACGCACACTTAAAAGGTCACCACGAGGCTGGCTCCTTTAATATCAGAAACACACAAAGATGAATACAAAGAGGGGAAGAACATCGATTTACAGATTCTGGGAAGGTAGATTACAAACAACGGCAAAATCTCAGGGTCTCTAACACTCCaagccatttaaaatataaaaaggcattgttttactttagaaaatagCTCTGAAAgttcacaaaaaatttttttaacctattgCAGGGCATTAGCTAAAATACAAATCCTGCAGAATCTGGATGGGAGAAAAAAGCTTTACCGGTATTATGAAAATACTTATTATTATGAAACATTTTCAAGGACTGTGAACTTGGCAGATGAGACCCCCAAGCACCAATACTTTTGGCCAAGGACACCTACTAGATGCAAATTCAATATATTTACAAGACGAAGTAGAAAAACCCTAACCACGTATCACAAATGTGCATTCTACTACTCGGACTATTGAAAGGAAAACAGCTATAATACGTGTATCTTATGGAATAGGAGGAGCCTGTCAGAGAATACTCGTAGAAAAGCAGCTTGTGAAATTCATTATATAAGAAtgtatgtttttcaaaaatgactTTTGAAAGACTGAAGCTCTATTAAgttgataaaactataaaatgcctATTTATATGGTGGCAGAAATTGCCAAAGGCTTTGTTGTTAAATGCACACACGAAACTAACAACTTCCTGGTCTGAGGATCcccataaaatttacctttttttggtACAATTTGGCAATGCCAATGGCTACAGAAAATatatcaaccaaccaaccaaccaaccaaccactgTTTCATTAGAAACTGCACCAAATCCAATGTCAAAAacattactttatttttctaggatGAAACGTCCTATTACGTACAAAAAGAATTGCTGTTTAGAATTTGCCACAATCTGTTAAAAACATAGCAATCTATTGCCTACAGGTAGGAAAGTTCTTGCCGCAACAAGTTTTAAATGATTAAGcccatatatatctatatctatatatatatatatatgaataaatagtACAGAAATACTGTGACGTGATGAGATGcagaataattttataattcattaaaTTGTAGGACTCTTGCATCAGCACAGTGCATACAATAGGtaacattttcttgaaaagtaAAAGGACAAAATAACCTGTAAATAACCTGTATTTGACTACTTCCGTGTTAGTATTTTAAGCAAAAACTCTGTTTCCACGTTTTCATATTGAGCAGTTAGTCTCCTTAAGTTTGTAAGCAGAGCTTTAAGTGACATTCGTATGTACAAAAAGGAATGGGCTTCTTGAGATAAAATGAACCCAGAACACCTGCACACCTGAGTCTGTAATAAGGAAGAACTGGGAACTGGAGCCACCTCTTTCTTTTAAGAAACTAAGGTCTGGGAAAGGCTTTGCATAGCAGGGTGATAGTAAAcagaaggaaactttaaaaacatgattaGACAAATTCCAGAAACCGGTAGGACAAAGCTAATGCGCATTAGTGCAAAATCTAGTAAAATTTTTGCAAAGCTCCACAAACCACCTACGGCAGATGTTACAGAAGCGATTATTACAACACAGTAACACAACATGGAAGGGTAGAACACCGAAAGGAAAAATCTGCAAAGTATACCTTCCTctgttgtttccatcttttcccATACTTGCTTACACTACTTTTTatgagggaaaaaacaaacaaaaaacccccccaaCCCAGACAACTcaaccaataaacaaaaaatacaaaatggatcATGTCATCTAAAAAACGCCCTTCATAAAATAGAAGTAGCTGTCCGTAACTGCTAATTCGCCTGGTATGATATAACGTACACATGAGGGcaatgtgtattttgccacattaCCTCTTTTATTAGTACGATCAATTGATACAACAGGATTAGCACCCCTGAAGATTTTTCTTGGATGTAGTGACAGTGGGCTGGGAATTCTAAAACGAAGGGCCACTATCATCCTGGAGAAACTCAGGTACAATGAAGTTCGTCGGCCTTTTGTTTACCTTGTggccctccctttcccctcaaaGGCTTACAGATAATCATTAGCGCACATTCAAAGACACCATCTGTGGGAGAAAAAtgatctccatttattttgtttcatatacaTCCATAGTtgaattttaatacaaaaagaaaaaaaattagaatctgaCAAATGTTTACAAACAAGATACCTTCAAATAGATTTTACTCAGTTTAGCCTGGTGCAGAGTAAATGACAAATTGTACTGTTATATTCAAGGCAACAGAGTCTGTAGTCCAGGACCACTTAGCCCAACCTTTATGCAAGCTTAATTTTTATCTACCATGAACAATAAACTCATTGTTGATtcccagttgtgtgtgtgtgtgtgtgtgtgtgtgtgtgtgtgtctgtctgtctgtgtgcacatgtgtacataGCAGCTCCTTTCatagaaagaaaagacatctaGAGGTCGTCTTGTACTTTTACCTACAGGAATCATGATAAGATATGGATTACATGAAACCGGGGctgaattttataagaaaaaataattagctGACAAATGAGGGCAGCAATAAAAAAGCATCTTTTTtgcaacaataaataaatacagtcaaAAGTTTTCTGTGAGACTAAACCAGCTTCTTCACTGAAGAGCAGACGTGGCATTTCCATGGAGTTACACTTGACcccatattatctttttttcttgctttcttttttctttttttttttctcaataaacaAAGTTTTCCCGCTTCTGCCACAATAGTAAAACCATTTGATCTTGACAAGATAATGGTGTCGTTGACTTTGCTTTTCCCTTGTCCGTTGGACAAAATTGGCCAAGAATATAATTGGACTGTTATGACCAATAAAAACGAAGTTTAGGTCAAGTCTTGTCAGGATAACCTGACTAAAAACATCTGGCTCCTTAATTTAAAATAGTTCAGACAACCAGATTCTTGCTGTGTTTTATGTTAGGTTAACACGCTGAACTTTAAGAAGCTGTAGACTGCAGTTTGTTGTTATGAGACctacagaatacagaaaaaaggGAACAATTAAGCacccttcatttttgaaaacaatgaTGCTTTATGTGGATGCCAAGGTCAGTCTGTCTGGGGGAAGAAGCAGCCATGTTCTTTCATTTACCCTTGGCAAGCAAATATATGAGAACAAGTAAGAAACTGTTAACCTACAATAGAAATTTTCACTGTACACTGAAACATGATAGTTCACTGGAAAAAgccattattaaaatatatatatatatatatattcatctaatAAAGATTATACATTTTTAGCCAATGGGACAGATAGAAACATTTACAGAGGCATTACCATTGTGgtaaaggtgtgtgtgtgcgtgtgtgtgtgtgcgcgcgtgtctgtgtgtgtctctgtgtgtgtgtgtgtgtgtgtgtacgtacatgCTTATTTACATTGATTCGgggaatatgaagaaaaaattatattaaaaaaaaaaagaaatagcagtattaaaatcacatttttctatTGAAGTCCAGAAAGTCTCCTCTCTAGTTTCACAGTTTTATTCACAACTTTGTTAGTAAAAACCACACTCCTGCACAGCCGCCAGGACTAAGTCAGAGTGCGGTCTACTGCAGCAGTGTGGATAAATACAGCATTCCAGGAGTTTACAATTCTTAAGTACATTGTTCAACATGGCCGCTAGAATAAACCATTTACtactgtacatatatttttaacattaaaacattaaattaactAGTATGAACTTTGTGGGGGGGCAATTTTGAATTAGGTAATCACGTGgaacaataaaagaaagagtGACCCCAACATCCAGTTCTGATTCCAGTTAAAAATTCAGACTAAAGATATCAGAAtctgtaagaaaagaaagaacatggatGGTATAAATGATGAATTGTAACAAAGCAcagtaatgaaaataatgtgTGAACAATGCTAGAGATcacaaattaaaaatggggaaaatatggcAATGGAAATACTG
This region includes:
- the CE1H17orf58 gene encoding UPF0450 protein C17orf58 homolog, whose translation is MTARAFWLLCLIVGSSPEAPVAERKASPPHNRKPDPGGGPSAEETPGPRAQPVPEAPRRPRAAEAAPRAWSDPRRRKPPPPAENRAGFREAARAPAGPPSPRLAQAENRASPRRVPALEDSPRRARSRALRFPAARPPARAAEDPAGPAHPNRPRAAAPPPGPAPAPPPPPPPPPRLSLPRRDAGAGTEPCERACRTDLDERESYCASEFAVNGIVHDVDVLGTGIRLVTLLVDRDGLYKMNRLYITPDGFFFRVHILALDSSNCNKPCPEFKPGSRYIVMGHIYHKRRQLPTALLQVLRGRLRPGDGLLRSSSSYVKRFNRKRDGQVQGAIHTQCV